The genomic segment AAATAGTTTTATATTCAAGCTCTAATTGACTCTGCGCTGCTGGAAGAAAAGTGCCTACAGGATTATAAACTAGGTCAAGATTTAAATCTCCTTTTCCATAACCCATAGTATTAAAACGTCGTAATAACTCAATAGTAGAATCATATACCCCTTTTCCTCTTTGTTTACTAGTCGTTTCTTCAAACACAGAAGGCAAAGAAGCAATTACTTTTACTTTGTATTTTATATATATATCAATAAAATGTGAATATTTTTCATCTTCTAAGACGGTTAAAGAGGTTCTAACAACTAAGGTTTTTCCCCCTTCAAAGAGTTTTTCTAAAAAAAGTAAAAAGTTATCATTCATTTCAGGTGTTCCACCTGTAAATTCAATCGTTTGTATCTTCATTGATAAAATCTTATCAATAATTTTAAGAGCAGTATCTTTGTTCATATTTTTCACACCCTTAGGACTTGCTCCTACATGGCAGTGTTTACAACTAAGATTACACAAATCTCCAATATTAATTTGAATTAAATCAAACTTGTTTTTTAATAACACTCTATTTTCCCAGAAATTACTCATGAATTCTTCCTTATATTTTACATTAGATATAATAGTAAAGTACTATGTAGTTTTCGTTTATTAAGTATATACAATAAAGGATTAAGCATCAAAATTTCAATTATTATTCCCGTTTATAAAGAAAAGAAAATTAATTTGTTTTTACAGGCTTTATTGGAAAATAATTCTTTAAAAAATGATGAAATTATTGTAGTTGATGGGCATAAAGACTCTACAATAAAAGAGATACACCTTGAAAATATCATAAAAATCACGTCGGAAAAAGGACGAGCCAAACAAATGAACAAAGCAGCTCACCTTGCTAGTGGTTCGATTTTACTTTTTTTGCATGCAGATACCATTTTACCTAAAAATGCACTTAACTTAATTAGGGAGAGTTTAAACAATGATATTGTTGCAGGTGCTTTTGATTTGTCTTTTGACTCTTCAAAAAAAGCCTTAAAATTAATTTCTAAAATAGCTTCTATTCGTTCTCGTTTAACGTCTTTGCCTTATGGAGATCAAGCCATTTTTATTAAAAAAGATATTTTTGAAAATATAGGATTTTATGAAGAAATTCCTTTAATGGAAGATGTTAATTTGATGCAAAAACTAAAGAAAAAAAGATACAAAATTAAGATTTTAAAAGAAAAAGTTCGTACATCTCCAAGAAAATGGGAAAACAAAGGTTTATTTTATACGACACTTAGAAATTGGCTTTTAATTAGCCTATATTTTATAGGAGTAAAACCAAAAAACCTTGTGAAATATTATACTTAAGAGCTAAAAGAATAGCTCTTTATTAAGATTAAGAAGGTTTTATTTCTTCTTTTATTATCGCAAACACATCTTGTATTGAACTTAGTTTTTTATTTTCTTTTACAAAACGTTTTGCGATATTTAAACATATGTGCATAACTTCTTTTTTAAGCACTTCATCTTTTATATTTCTGATTTCAAGCACACCAGAAGCTCCAAATATTCTTCTTGCTATTTTACATCCTGCAAAACCAATAGAATCACGAAGGATTCCTAATACAAACTCTTTTTTGTAAGAAAGCATCTCTTCATTTCTAATAAAACCTTTTCTAAGTAATGCAGATTCTTCTTGTTTTATCCATAAGTTTAGAAATTTTTCTTCAAATTTTTCTAACAACTCACTAAGGTTTTGTAATAAATACTCCAAATAAGAAGGAGAAGCTTTTTGTATTACATGCGATACATAAGAAGTACAAAGATTTGCAAATAAAGCACCAATATCAAAACCAAAGGGCCCTATAAAAGAGAATTCAGGATCAATTACAAAGGTTTCTTTCTCATTAATCATAATAGAACCAGTATGAAAATCTCCATGAAGCAAAGCATCATTTTGAGTCATAAATTTATATTTTAAAGCAAGAACTTCTTTTTTAAAAACAGTATCTTCTATTAACGCCTTAAAATCATCGCTATTTTTAGACAACCTATCATTTGTTTCATGTTCCATAAAAGCAAAAGTAAAAATAAAATCTTCACTTAATTTACACAGTTCTGCATTTCCATTAAATTGTCCAAGTAAGTTTCTTTTTTCCTTTGAACTTAAATATAAAGAAGATGTTTTAAATAAATTATTTGCCAAATAACTTGAAATATGCTCTGAAAAATTTGGATAGGTGTTTTTTTGAATCAACCCTTCTCTTAAATCAATATGATCCTCTAAATACTGCATAATAACAGTAGACATATTTTCATTACAATCGTATAAAAAAGGAATATGTAAAGGAGTATTATTTCTAAATTGTTTTAATGCTCTTATTTCATAAGTCATTCTTTCTCGCCCTAAAAGAAAATCTTCTCCCAAACATCGTAAATAAGGAACCGCTTGTTTTAAAATAAGTGCTTTATTATTATCTTTAAGGCTTTTTATAATAAAAACGTAATTTAAATTTCCATTACCAATTTCATCAATAAAAAGATCATCACCAGCAAAGTATTCTTTTATATTCTTTATACTCATTAAATATTCTTCTATATTCTTTTTATTCAATATCTTATATTTCAAATATTTTCCTTTGATGAATGTGTTTTATTTAGGTTTTTTTAGACTATAAGGTTTTAATTTTTAAGAATTATATTTTTTGCTAATTTGCCTATAGTAATGTAAAGTTTTATTAAATCAAGTGGTTTAGTTAAAAATTCACTTACTTCTGCTTTTTTAGCATTAAGTTGGTAAGTACTGTCGT from the Campylobacteraceae bacterium genome contains:
- the mtnK gene encoding S-methyl-5-thioribose kinase, with protein sequence MKYKILNKKNIEEYLMSIKNIKEYFAGDDLFIDEIGNGNLNYVFIIKSLKDNNKALILKQAVPYLRCLGEDFLLGRERMTYEIRALKQFRNNTPLHIPFLYDCNENMSTVIMQYLEDHIDLREGLIQKNTYPNFSEHISSYLANNLFKTSSLYLSSKEKRNLLGQFNGNAELCKLSEDFIFTFAFMEHETNDRLSKNSDDFKALIEDTVFKKEVLALKYKFMTQNDALLHGDFHTGSIMINEKETFVIDPEFSFIGPFGFDIGALFANLCTSYVSHVIQKASPSYLEYLLQNLSELLEKFEEKFLNLWIKQEESALLRKGFIRNEEMLSYKKEFVLGILRDSIGFAGCKIARRIFGASGVLEIRNIKDEVLKKEVMHICLNIAKRFVKENKKLSSIQDVFAIIKEEIKPS
- a CDS encoding glycosyltransferase family 2 protein; protein product: MFPEITHEFFLIFYIRYNSKVLCSFRLLSIYNKGLSIKISIIIPVYKEKKINLFLQALLENNSLKNDEIIVVDGHKDSTIKEIHLENIIKITSEKGRAKQMNKAAHLASGSILLFLHADTILPKNALNLIRESLNNDIVAGAFDLSFDSSKKALKLISKIASIRSRLTSLPYGDQAIFIKKDIFENIGFYEEIPLMEDVNLMQKLKKKRYKIKILKEKVRTSPRKWENKGLFYTTLRNWLLISLYFIGVKPKNLVKYYT